One region of Nycticebus coucang isolate mNycCou1 chromosome 10, mNycCou1.pri, whole genome shotgun sequence genomic DNA includes:
- the DEDD2 gene encoding DNA-binding death effector domain-containing protein 2, with translation MALSGSTPAPSWEEDECLDYYGMLSLHRMFEVVGGQLTECELELLAFLLDEAPGAAGGLARARSGLELLLELERRGQCDESNLRLLGQLLRVLARHDLLPHLARKRRRPVSPERYSYGTSSSSKRTEGSCRHRRRQSSSSSDSRQDQWETGSPPTKRQRRSRGRPSGGARRRRRGGPAAPQQQQEPARPASEGKVTCDIRLRVRAEYCEHGPALEQGVASRRPQALARQLDVFGQATAVLRSRDLGSVVCDIKFSELSYLDAFWGDYLSGALLQALRGVFLTEALREAVGREAVRLLVSVDEADYEAGRRRLLLMEEEGGRRPTEAS, from the exons ATGGCGTTGTCTGGGTCGACCCCGGCCCCCAGCTGGGAGGAGGATGAATGCCTGGACTACTACGGGATGCTGTCGCTTCACCGTATGTTCGAGGTGGTGGGCGGGCAGCTGACCGAGTGCGAGTTGGAGCTCCTGGCCTTCCTACTGGACGAGGCCCCCGGCGCTGCTGGCGGCTTGGCCCGCGCCCGCAGCGGCCTGGAGCTGTTGCTGGAGCTGGAGCGCCGCGGGCAGTGCGACGAGAGTAACCTGCGGCTGCTGGGTCAACTCCTGCGTGTGCTGGCCCGCCACGATCTGCTGCCTCATCTGGCGCGCAAGCGGCGCCGGCCAG TGTCTCCAGAACGATATAGCTATGGTACCTCCAGCTCTTCAAAGAGGACAGAGGGCAGCTGCCGTCATCGTCGTCGGCAGTCAAGCAGTTCTTCAGATTCTCGGCAGGATCAGTGGGAGACAG GCTCCCCTCCAACCAAGCGGCAGCGGAGGAGTAGGGGCCGGCCTAGTGGTGGTGCCAGACGGCGGCGGAGGGGGGGTCCAGCTGCCCCACAACAGCAGCAGGAGCCAGCCAGGCCCGCTTCCGAAGGCAAAGTGACCTGTG ACATCCGGCTCCGGGTTCGAGCAGAGTACTGCGAGCATGGGCCAGCTTTGGAGCAGGGCGTGGCATCCCGGCGGCCCCAGGCGCTGGCACGGCAGCTGGATGTGTTTGGACAAGCCACTGCAGTGCTGCGCTCAAGGGACCTGGGCTCCGTGGTGTGTGACATCAAGTTCTCAGAGCTCTCCTATCTGGACGCCTTCTGGGGTGACTACCTGAGTGGTGCCCTGCTGCAGGCCCTGAGGGGTGTGTTCCTGACTGAGGCCCTGCGTGAGGCCGTGGGCCGGGAGGCTGTCCGCCTGCTGGTCAGCGTGGACGAGGCCGACTATGAGGCTGGCCGGCGCCGCCTGTTGCtgatggaggaggaggggggGCGACGCCCGACAGAGGCCTCCTGA
- the GSK3A gene encoding glycogen synthase kinase-3 alpha: MSGGGPSGGGPGGSGRARTSSFAEPGGGGGGGGGGPGGSASGPGGSSGGKPSVGAMGGGVGASSSGGGPSGSGGGGSGGPGTGTSFPPPGVKLGRDSGKVTTVVATLGQGPERSQEVAYTDIKVIGNGSFGVVYQARLAETRELVAIKKVLQDKRFKNRELQIMRKLDHCNIVRLRYFFYSSGEKKDELYLNLVLEYVPETVYRVARHFTKAKLTIPIIYVKVYMYQLFRSLAYIHSQGVCHRDIKPQNLLVDPDTAVLKLCDFGSAKQLVRGEPNVSYICSRYYRAPELIFGATDYTSSIDVWSAGCVLAELLLGQPIFPGDSGVDQLVEIIKVLGTPTREQIREMNPNYTEFKFPQIKAHPWTKVFKSRTPPEAIALCSSLLEYTPSSRLSPLEACAHSFFDELRCLGTQLPNNRPLPPLFNFSPGELSIQPSLNAILIPPHLRSTAGTPTLTQSSQALTETQTGSDWQSPEATPSLTNSS, from the exons CCTGGGGGCTCGGGCCGGGCGCGGACCAGCTCGTTCGCGGAGCCAGGAGGCGGAGGCGGCGGAGGCGGAGGCGGCCCTGGGGGTTCGGCCTCCGGCCCGGGCGGCAGCAGCGGCGGGAAGCCGTCTGTCGGGGCCATGGGTGGGGGCGTGGGGGCCTCAAGCTCCGGGGGTGGCCCCAGCGGCAGCGGCGGAGGAGGCAGCGGCGGCCCTGGCACGGGCACTAGCTTCCCGCCGCCCGGAGTGAAGCTGGGCC GTGACAGTGggaaggtgaccacagtggtAGCTACTCTAGGCCAAGGCCCAGAGCGTTCTCAAGAGGTGGCTTACACAGACATCAAGGTGATTGGCAATGGCTCATTTGGGGTTGTGTACCAGGCACGGCTGGCAGAGACCAGGGAATTGGTCGCCATCAAGAAGGTTCTCCAGGACAAGAGGTTCAAG AACCGAGAGCTTCAGATTATGCGTAAGCTGGACCACTGCAATATTGTGAGGCTGAGATACTTTTTCTACTCCAGTGGGGAGAAG AAAGATGAACTTTACCTAAATCTGGTGCTGGAATATGTGCCTGAGACAGTCTACCGGGTGGCCCGCCATTTCACCAAGGCCAAATTGACCATCCCTATCATCTATGTCAAG GTATACATGTACCAGCTCTTTCGGAGCTTGGCCTATATCCACTCCCAGGGGGTGTGTCACCGTGACATCAAGCCCCAGAACCTGCTGGTGGACCCCGACACTGCTGTCCTCAAGCTCTGCGATTTTGGCAG TGCAAAGCAGTTGGTCCGGGGGGAGCCCAATGTCTCCTACATCTGTTCTCGCTACTACCGGGCCCCGGAGCTCATCTTCGGAGCCACTGATTACACCTCGTCCATTG ATGTGTGGTCAGCTGGCTGTGTACTGGCTGAGCTTCTCCTTGGCCAGCCCATCTTCCCTGGGGACAGTGGGGTAGACCAGCTGGTGGAGATCATCAAG GTGCTGGGAACACCAACCAGGGAACAAATCCGAGAGATGAACCCCAATTACACGGAGTTCAAGTTTCCCCAGATTAAAGCTCATCCCTGGACAAAG GTGTTCAAATCTCGAACGCCGCCAGAGGCCATCGCGCTCTGCTCTAGCCTGCTGGAGTACACACCGTCCTCAAGGCTCTCCCCACTAGAGGCCTGTGCCCACAGCTTCTTTGATGAACTGCGATGTCTTGGAACCCAGCTTCCCAACAACCgcccactccctcccctcttcaATTTCAGTCCTGGTG AACTCTCCATCCAACCATCTCTCAACGCCATTCTCATCCCTCCTCACTTGAGGTCCACAGCAGGCACTCCTACCCTCACCCAGTCCTCACAAG cTTTAACTGAGACTCAGACCGGCTCAGATTGGCAGTCGCCTGAAGCTACACCTTCTCTCACTAACTCTTCCTGA
- the ZNF526 gene encoding zinc finger protein 526 — protein MAEVVAEMAEMPTQMSSGAVEMSTPMSGEMTEMSTEVTEMTPGEALASSLFFQHHQFMCSECGSLYNTLEEVLSHQEQHILTVSEEEALTTQDAGLAQELMPGTEEGPFQCGECSQIILSPSELLVHQGAHLRESASQIQYQCGECQVLFPSPELWVAHRKGQHLSAAAVEPLVLPPLPPPTPPPPPPPPLEVKMEPYECPECSALCATPEEFLEHQGTHFDSLEKEERNGLEEEEEDEDEEDDEETEDEEEAVAEIGDDTLGGDKSTAGQAQGCGDCPQHQTSAATRRRHRRTACGPASATHPFHCSQCQRSFSSANRLLAHGRAHVGGTHECTTCSKVFKKAASLEQHLRLHRGEARYLCVDCGRGFGTELTLVAHRRAHTANPLHRCRCGKTFSNMTKFLYHRRTHAGKSGVPPLAGTAAPAPAEPSPPPLPPAPPVQLPCPQCSKSFASASRLSRHRRAVHGPPERRHRCGVCGKGFKKLIHVRNHLRTHTGERPFQCHSCGKTFASLANLSRHQLTHTGVRPYQCLDCGKRFTQSSNLQQHRRLHLRPVAFARAPRLPITGLYNKSPYYCGTCGRWFRAMAGLRLHQRVHARARTMTLQPPRSPSPAPAPEPQQTIMCTELGETIAIIETSQPLALEDTLQLCQAALGASEASGLLQLDTAFV, from the coding sequence ATGGCAGAGGTAGTGGCTGAGATGGCTGAGATGCCGACACAGATGTCATCAGGGGCAGTAGAAATGTCAACACCCATGTCAGGGGAAATGACAGAGATGTCAACAGAGGTGACTGAGATGACACCAGGAGAGGCTCTTGCTTCATCTCTATTCTTCCAGCATCACCAGTTCATGTGCTCTGAGTGTGGCAGCCTCTACAACACACTGGAGGAAGTCCTCTCACACCAGGAGCAGCATATACTCACTGTCTCAGAGGAAGAGGCACTGACCACCCAGGATGCTGGCCTGGCACAAGAGCTAATGCCAGGCACTGAGGAGGGACCTTTCCAGTGTGGTGAATGCAGCCAGATCATCCTCTCCCCTAGTGAGCTCTTGGTCCACCAGGGTGCCCATCTCCGGGAGTCTGCAAGCCAGATCCAGTATCAGTGTGGGGAATGCCAGGTGCTGTTCCCCTCCCCTGAGCTGTGGGTGGCTCATCGCAAGGGCCAACACCTTTCTGCTGCAGCAGTTGAGCCACTAGTGCTACCTCCTTTGCCTCCCCCaacaccaccacctccacccccTCCACCACTTGAAGTCAAAATGGAGCCCTATGAGTGTCCTGAGTGTTCTGCCCTCTGTGCCACCCCTGAAGAGTTCTTGGAGCATCAGGGCACCCATTTTGACTCTCTAGAGAAAGAAGAGCGCAAtgggctggaggaggaggaagaagatgaagatgaagaagatgatgaagagacagaagatgaggaggaggcaGTGGCAGAGATTGGTGATGATACTTTGGGAGGTGACAAGTCCACAGCTGGCCAGGCCCAGGGCTGTGGAGATTGTCCCCAGCACCAGACCTCAGCAGCAACACGCCGACGACACCGGCGGACAGCTTGTGGCCCAGCATCAGCAACCCACCCCTTCCACTGCAGTCAGTGTCAGCGCAGCTTCAGCTCAGCCAACAGACTGCTGGCTCATGGGCGGGCCCATGTAGGTGGCACACACGAGTGTACAACTTGCTCTAAGGTCTTCAAGAAAGCAGCCTCGCTAGAGCAGCACCTTCGGCTGCACCGCGGGGAGGCCCGCTACCTCTGCGTAGACTGTGGCCGTGGCTTTGGCACAGAACTCACATTGGTGGCCCACCGGCGGGCCCACACTGCCAACCCATTGCATCGCTGTCGCTGCGGCAAGACGTTCAGCAACATGACTAAGTTCCTCTACCACAGGCGCACTCATGCTGGCAAAAGTGGAGTGCCTCCCTTGGCAGGAACAGCTGCCCCAGCTCCAGCTGAGCCCagccccccacctctgcccccagccccacctgTCCAGCTGCCTTGCCCACAGTGCTCTAAgtcctttgcctcagcttcccggcTCTCACGGCACCGGCGTGCAGTACATGGGCCCCCTGAACGGCGACACCGCTGCGGAGTTTGTGGCAAGGGCTTTAAGAAACTGATCCATGTACGCAACCATCTGAGGACACACACGGGGGAGAGACCCTTCCAGTGTCACTCATGTGGCAAGACCTTTGCTTCTTTGGCCAACCTTAGCCGCCACCAGCTGACCCACACAGGTGTGCGTCCGTACCAGTGCCTGGACTGTGGCAAGCGCTTCACTCAGAGCTCCAACTTGCAGCAGCACCGGCGGCTGCACCTGCGGCCAGTCGCCTTTGCTCGTGCCCCCCGCCTCCCCATCACTGGTCTCTACAACAAGAGCCCATACTACTGTGGGACCTGTGGCCGCTGGTTCCGAGCCATGGCAGGCCTGCGACTGCATCAGCGGGTCCATGCCCGAGCCCGGACTATGACCCTGCAGCCTCCTAGGTCACcatctcctgccccagcccctgagCCTCAGCAGACTATCATGTGCACAGAGCTGGGGGAGACCATTGCCATCATTGAGACATCCCAGCCACTGGCACTTGAAGACACGTTGCAGCTGTGTCAGGCTGCACTAGGGGCCAGTGAAGCAAGTGGGCTGTTGCAATTGGATACAGCCTTCGTGTGA